Below is a window of Aeromonas veronii DNA.
CGCCCCTCGTTGCCGAGTTCAATGCAGAGGGTGGTGAGCAGGGTCGCCCCCAATAACGGATCACTGTGAACCGCATTGGACAAGATGGTCAGCAAACGGGCGGGGGCGAGCTCCAGATCGTGCGCCGTCAGCAAGCCGCGCAGATAACCGGCATAGGCATGGGCAAAAAACTTGGCTTCCGCATCGTGGCCCATCACATCCCCGAGCCACAGCACCCGATCCTTGACCAGCAGAAAGTCTCCGCCCCCCACGGTGGCCGCGCGGGTTTGCAACGCCAGCTGGTATCCCCCTATCGAGGTGGCGGGCAATAACGGGCGCAGCGCCGAGGTCATGCGCTGATCCAGCTGCTCGCCCCATTGTGACTTGAGCTGCTGCGAGCGTTGCAGCACCCGCGAAACCGCCAGCAACAGGTCCTGCTTGGTGATGGGTTTGACCAGAAAGTCATCGATCCCCAAAGCCCCCGCCCGACTCTGGGTCCACTGATCCTGATGACCGGTCAGGAAGATAAAGGGCACCCCCTTCATCTTGGGATCCTTCATCAACTGCTGGCGCAGCCCAAAGCCATCGATCCCCTCCATCTCGATATCGGAGAGCACCAGCGCGGGAGGCTGCTTTCCGAGCGCCAGCAGGGCGGCATGGGAGTCGGCATAACTTTCAACCCGGTAGTGCTCATGGAGATAGGCGGTGAGCAGGGCTCGCATCACCTTGTCATCGTCGATCACCGCGATCACCGGCAGTTGATTGACCGGGCCTTGCTGGCGAAGGGTCACGCGATTGCGATCACCGTCGCGAGAGAAGTGCACCTCGGCAAACAACTGGTGCACCAGCGCCAGCCCGTATCCCCCCTCCTGCAGCTCATCGGGTAACGGCGCGCTGGCAAGACCGGGTTGCGGGCCGCCATCATCCTCCAGAATCAGACTCAAGCCCGTGTCATCCACTTTCAGAGTGAGCCAGAGCTGGGTCGCGGACGGAGCAGTGTGCTTGACGCTATTGGTGGCCAGCTCACTGAAACAGAGCAGCCAGTTGGCTTGATCCTTTGGGGAGACCTGAAACAGGGAGAGTCCCTGCGCCAGCCGGTTGCGCAGTTCGCGCACCGACTGCAGGGTTGCCGGAGCAGATCGCAACCAGTCATCCATATCGGGCCTCCATCAGCGGGCGATCAGATCCGGAAATTGAGCAAGGCACTGCGCCGACACCAGCGCTTGAGCCATTCGGTCAC
It encodes the following:
- a CDS encoding SpoIIE family protein phosphatase; protein product: MDDWLRSAPATLQSVRELRNRLAQGLSLFQVSPKDQANWLLCFSELATNSVKHTAPSATQLWLTLKVDDTGLSLILEDDGGPQPGLASAPLPDELQEGGYGLALVHQLFAEVHFSRDGDRNRVTLRQQGPVNQLPVIAVIDDDKVMRALLTAYLHEHYRVESYADSHAALLALGKQPPALVLSDIEMEGIDGFGLRQQLMKDPKMKGVPFIFLTGHQDQWTQSRAGALGIDDFLVKPITKQDLLLAVSRVLQRSQQLKSQWGEQLDQRMTSALRPLLPATSIGGYQLALQTRAATVGGGDFLLVKDRVLWLGDVMGHDAEAKFFAHAYAGYLRGLLTAHDLELAPARLLTILSNAVHSDPLLGATLLTTLCIELGNEGRVQWASAGHPAPWLVGPGTIRQVGVTGPLPGLRPDPHFVTNERQLKPGEILLFWTDGLLDSRDAAERQRWESQLKEICLTSGPGLDQLAHRIARWFDERINDAALDDMTLLLVACPGA